Genomic segment of Sebastes fasciatus isolate fSebFas1 chromosome 3, fSebFas1.pri, whole genome shotgun sequence:
GGAAGCCCATAGACTGGTGGGCCACAGGAATTATCTTGTATAATTTCCTGTACGGTAACGTACCTTTCTCTGGCTGGAATTCAAAAGAGACTGCTGAACTTGTGACCGAAAGTAAGAATCTTTAGCTCCATTCATGATCTTCTCATCACATGCAACCTTTCTACACATTTGTCATTCTAGCAGTTCTGAATGAATCTTTctgtattttaaaaatgattcaaaaTGCACCCACTTTgtgatttaactttaaaaaatctggcaCAAAGTATCTTTCATTTCTTGTTTCTTTTAAATTTGGGATTTAGTTCTTTACGCTAGGTTTATGATGTTTTCCTCTAAGAATTATGTCATTCAGTCCCTTTGGTGATGTCAATTAAATGTAAATTCCTTGATCAGATCAACTGATATGTGCTTCTTTTCCAGATGACATCCACTTTCCAGATGCGGGATCTCCCCAACGAGATGTTGCCAGAAATCTCATCAGTCGGCTCTTGGAGAAAGACCCTGTGAAGCGTCTGGGTACACGTAAGTGACAGCTTTACTAATgatagacagtatgagaaacaGAGAAACTGCATTTTTATTAGAATACTTACTGGTGTCATGGTTAGAGGTGCGCTACATACTTTATAAAGGGAAAATGTAGTCCATAGAGAGACTAGACCCTGAGAGCTCCAGAGACCTTTGAAGGCAGTGTGGAGTGTTTGGGTCAGGTGCCAGGCCCAACATGTGTAGATGTACAAACTAACTGTTTGATTGTGTCACTTTTTATCCAGGAGGAGCCAGTGAGGTGAAAAGACAACCGTTCTTCCGGGGTGTGGACTGGAAGAACCTCCCTTATGAGACGCCTCCATATGTCCCTAATGCAGAGGACACCAGCCGCTTTCCAAGTATTTATCTCTCatatattccttttttattggtaatgaagtgatatttttcaccggttgtccacgttaggtcagataatcctttattatatgttgatgtatagtgttccagcagcagaaggagctgctgtatctctctttcactgaAGGAGCTGTTTACAGTCCATCTttggaacattgtagtttcaccacggcaccacccgcgtcactaacatccgccgccgtcgcatcataattacggagccgAGTGAAGTGCAGTCAGATTCTCTTAACACCACGATTGTCTTTTCCCTAAGTCCtcatgaattctccttcacatctttccttgacctcatgacgttttccaccGAGGtgaaggaaaagtggttaggaaaagacgttatttttttaacttttcgaCCGCAACCAAAGACTCATGTCTGACATGAGGAGTAGACTTGATTTTTCAGTAATGTCTGGTGTGAATTTCAATTAGGAGAAATATGTCAGCCTTTCCCATAACTTAACATATGTTGGTTGTTGCAGTGTGTGCATCCTCTGATTCTGATGATGACCAGACCGTATCACCTGCGGAGCAAACAGACTTCTGCACTGTTGCTTTCCGCTTCAACAAGGTAGGCTACAGTCTTTCTCCAGCTCCTCACCCCTCACTGCTGTTTGAGGTTGTCTAAATCTATTTCTCACTATTGAATACACATTGAATGTAAataactgacagctgttttctCTTAAAACTCCAGGTGTACGGCAGCCCAATGCCCCTGTCCCCATGCACGCCGATGAATCGGGTCCTGTTATCAGAAAAGCCAGGACACAGCGAGCCAAAGGAGGGGCAGCAGGAAATTGAGGCGTTTGATGAAGGTTTTTGTGACTCCACCCCTTCACCTCCCCCCCACCACGCCTCTCCAGGCCAAATAGGCCCAAAGTACTTTGACAGTGATTCTGACGGGGAGGACGAGGACGTCAGCAACATGCATTTCGGTGAAGCCTCTCAACGACAAAGTGGATGGGACGAAAGTCAATCTGACTCCACCCCTTCACCTCCCCCCCACCACGCCTCTCCAGGCCAAATGGACTCAGTATACTTTAACGGTGATCCTGACGGGGAGGACGAGGACGTCAGCAACATGCATTTCATTGAAGCCTCTCACCGACAAAGTGGACGGGACGAAAGTCAATGTGACTCCACCCCTTCACCTGCCCCCAACCACGTCTCTCCAGGCCAAATAGTCTCAAAGTACTTTGACAGTGATTCTGACGAAGAGGACGTCAGCAACATGCATTTCATTGAAGCCTCTCACCGACAAAGTGGACGGAACGAAAGTCAATGTGACTCCACCCCTTCACCTCCCCCCCACCATGCCTCTCCAGTCCAAATGGACCCAGTGGAAGAGTGCCCTAGCAATGACTTGCTCGAGGCCACCTGGTCCCTGATGTCCATCATGCTCCAGCTGGTTGAGCTGGCCAAAGACTGTGGCAACACGCTGCAGAACGATCTGGTCAGCCCCAACTTCTTTGTGGAGCTGGAGAGCAAAGTGGTGAAGATTCACCAAGAGGTAGGCCTTTCTCATCTTTGAGGCATTTTTTTCCAGCCGATTCACTTGTTTATACATTGTTAAAAGTTCAGATAACAAACAGGACACTTTGGACAAGCATCGATCAGATTGGACAGAATATTTAACAAAATtgaacacactttttaaatcttATTAACAAGGCACTATGATGACGACTTAGCCTACCTCAGTAGTATATGATGTATAATAAGTGATCTTGTCTTTGTAATTTGCAACCTGTTTCTCCAAATAACAAAAATCCCAAAACCACTCTCActgaaattatgttttaaaggggacatctcatgaaaaactcacttttcagtgtctgtggctGCTTTTCTGATATACCTTTAGTTAGCTTAATATACTttcaatattttgtttatttatttattacataactTTTTTTGTCCTTCTTGTTTGATTTAGACCCACAAAGCCTGCAGTCCCACCGTCGAGGACGACTCCAGTGAGGACAGCGCCGACCCCACTGTCGAGGACAACTGCTGTAAGGAGGACAGGGAACCCAATGGTCGAGACAGATGGCCacccacccagagcccggttctgctcaaggtttctacccgttaaaggggagtttttccttgccacaTCGCATAACCATAACTATGCAATGCTCATGGGGAAAttgaatgtatatatatgtgatatatatatatatatatatgtgatatttatatactgtatatatataagtgataaatatatacgtatatatatatgtgtgatatactgtatatatgtgatatatatatgtatatatgtgatatatatatgtgtgtgtgtgtgtgtatatatatatacgtgtgtatatatatatatatactgataatgtataaatatataaataaaaaatttgaaatttaaaATCACGGTGGATGTAATGAAGCTTTCTGAACATAACAGTAAGACTAACTAGTTAAGGATGAGTGTATGTTGATGATGATCATGCGATGATTGTTGAATTAATAAAGCAACCTAGAAATTTAACAGTCAAATTGAGTGAACATAATAAGCAGTTACAGCAGCTAAATGAAGCAATACAATAGAATAGTTTAAAAAACTAGATGATTGTATTTCCTGCAGGAAATGCatgtgaatgctgacagctgaaattaaTTGCAAAGCATTGTTGAAAATACAGAAATCTAAAAGCGCAAATGCAGAATAGACTTCTAGAAAGTAGTATTTGGAtggaataaacctttaaaactataaaTTGTTGGACAGAAAGTATTTGCACGGAATAAACCTTTAAGTTATTagaaagtagtatttgggtagaattaacttttattttgaaacattaGGTCCATCCcgagtttcctgttaacatacactgagagggcttttaattttttttatttatttatttttaaaattatattattttttaaggaGATCAGGCAGGTAGGAAGGGGCGTGTCTGTTTACAATTTAAAGTCTGATCTGACATGTGTGAGTAGCTAATGATGGTAATACTGGTGTAATATGCCATTTTTACATGTCATGGCAGagtaatcacaggtgtaattaataacattgattatGGTCCTGATCCATTGAGGTGACAGAATGAGACGGATAGGAAAAGGCCCTTTGCCTGAAAATATCcaagtcctgtgtgtgtgtgtgtgtgtgtgtgtgtgtgtgtgtgtgtgtgtgtgtctgaatttTTATCAAAAACCATAGCAACAAATGAGCTCAGATGATTAGAAACGGAGAGTGTAGCTCTCAGTATTTAATTAGGTTTTCCACATGCATACAAATGCACTTTAATTAGTGATAACTGGAACCAAAGTGAAACGTGCATTTCATTGTCTTGGTGTCCTTAAATACATCAGTGAAAGTCTAAACACACTCCCACATAACTGATGACTGCAAACGGAGAAAATGGCATTGATTAATTAGTCAAATGATAATTAACAGAGATCCATGAATCTAATTACTGTCTGGTTGAAAtgatttcagttcagttccctcaGATGGGGATGATGATAACTGGTGAGCGACTGCGGATGAATGAAGAATGATTGAGAGAAATATCAACTCCAAATaacaaatgcattttaataacataatataataataattcataaatAGTGACCAAAAATTAAATGCATTCACtcgaatatttccattttatgcctCTTTATACTACTTctactaatatttattttagggctgtaaatcgattaaaatatttaatcgcgattaatcacacatttttttatctgttcaaaatgtatcttaaagggagatttgtcaagtatttaatactcttatgcttgctttatgcaaatgtctgtatatatttattattggaaattatttactaacacaaaaaaattacaaatattgtccagaaaccctcacaggtactgcatttagcataaaaaaatatactcaaatcataacatggtaaactgcattCCCAACAGGAAACACCCATAGCACCCATTttcacccattttcattcacatatcttgaggtcagaggtcaagggaccccttttaataTGGctataccagtttttcctcgccaaaatttagtgtaagtttggagaaaaaaaaacagcgatatccgtctgagaataactaataataattaatattgaaagtgagtaatgaataatgttgtgggattaatCCTTATTTTCATGggctatatatagatataaattaaaaacaaagcattcaaatagtgatttggaggttgattaccatggcaacggtcgaagcttcgaagcattcgggtcagccctactaaACATGCAGCACACCATTAAAGCCTGGCACTGATCTGGTCTGTGTTACGGTGTCAGAAGTGTGCCCGAGTGATATGGCCAGGTTTTTGCCATGAGGACTGCTGTCCCTTAACTGGGGTCTGATAGTGACCTGAGCcacatttgaacattaaataCATCAAGTGCCTTCGTTCTCCCATACTCGGCTAACTGGGTACCTTCTGCAGACccagttacactaaattttctAATCTTTGCAGCATTTGTTGCCCTGTTTTCTTCAAAGCAAATGGCAGCACGTTTCCATTTGGGACCCACAAAGCACTGTCTCGGGTTACTTCAATTGTATTGGCTTCAATGAATCAGCAGATTGTTCAGTGACAGGATTAGACCCATGTGCAGGCACATTGTCAGGCTGTGGGCTTTACTGTGGTCTTTGACAGGAAAAAGCATGAGGGAGGCAGAAACTACAGTTGAAGACaatctgtgcgttccaatacccaaaCTACCAttctatttagtatgccagaaaaactTTTGTATGTcccaattagggctgtccccaATACCATTTTTTAGGTTTCGAAGCTTCGGTAAGAAATATTCTAAGATATTCGAAGCTTCATGGCGTGACTCGGCAGGTTGGCATGTTGTTCTGTCCGTTGTTCTCCGTTTCCCCCatttcagtgccgctgccgcactactgtacacacacacacctctacacacaacaaacagcgatatccgtctgagaataactaataataattcatgttgattaTGAATAATGGATAACACTTcatttacaggtccgcaaatttcatggtaattaggtgataattaacaagtaacctatttgaaatttctttggaattactgtcaaattactccaatatttacctcaaaattgatcaaaaattactttattataaaaaatgttttaaatttttttcccgctatttcccaatagctggtaatttattgaataaatttccaggaaaagaatacaaagttaattgatatgctttatttccatgtctgctgataaatagataataattagcaaataatttatatgaaatttcttaaaaaaactccctgaatcattacatcagctaccaggttacatttgtgtagacaataagtcacacaatggtgagatttgtacCTCAGaggtgtcttctattagttttggttttccacctccgatgaagagcagccgcttctcaagcctaagggcctattttaaccattatatgctattttagcatataattattaaataatgtttataataaagtaattttttgatcaattttgaagtaa
This window contains:
- the LOC141764885 gene encoding microtubule-associated serine/threonine-protein kinase 2-like, coding for MELEPVQMDQQTEFPVEVLPQATRARKFIQLQLMELSKDCGNTLQNGQVSPNCFVELQTKLEKILHQTRAACKPPPTKPAKRDFKVIKQVARGAFGTVELVRHKKTKKTFAMKLITLQYPNQRDAVLLERDILTYLDHPLIVPMFCSFETESHMYMAMEYVGGGDLADLLQDKRRFRMDLARFYMAELVLAVEYIHSYGILHRDLKPSNLLISTDGHIKVADFGLSKIGSVSTAACLTESERRRNAREFTDLETCGTSVFMAPELFLKTGYGKPIDWWATGIILYNFLYGNVPFSGWNSKETAELVTENDIHFPDAGSPQRDVARNLISRLLEKDPVKRLGTRGASEVKRQPFFRGVDWKNLPYETPPYVPNAEDTSRFPMCASSDSDDDQTVSPAEQTDFCTVAFRFNKVYGSPMPLSPCTPMNRVLLSEKPGHSEPKEGQQEIEAFDEGFCDSTPSPPPHHASPGQIGPKYFDSDSDGEDEDVSNMHFGEASQRQSGWDESQSDSTPSPPPHHASPGQMDSVYFNGDPDGEDEDVSNMHFIEASHRQSGRDESQCDSTPSPAPNHVSPGQIVSKYFDSDSDEEDVSNMHFIEASHRQSGRNESQCDSTPSPPPHHASPVQMDPVEECPSNDLLEATWSLMSIMLQLVELAKDCGNTLQNDLVSPNFFVELESKVVKIHQETHKACSPTVEDDSSEDSADPTVEDNCCKEDREPNGRDRWPPTQSPVLLKVSTR